AGGATTGCGAGATTGCCTCGCTTCAACACCATGTCTTCACGTTGGCCCTCACCTGTGTAGAGGTAGCTTCCGTCTGCTTGCGGATGGTCCACATACCCATGTCGACTGCCACCTTCGCCGGTAAACAGAAAGACGGCTGGGAAATTCTTCGAAGGAGAGATCCCACTTTGCCGACTGCCGCCAAACAGGTCATGGAGCTCTGTTCGACGGTCATAGATCCTTCCGACCTCAAAGGAGGGCAAAACAGCACTTGGCTCAGGCACGGACAAGTCTTTCTGCCAAGGGCGCTCGTGGATCAGATCGTTAATGTTTGGAAATATACTTTAACAATCATCTCCTCGAAGCCCATTGGGCCCGAGCTTGCGAGGAAACCTCGTGTTGCCTCTTGCTCCATGAGATGTGGGTGACCTTCACCGCGACCAACACCAACCCGCATTGATTGACCCTCAACGCTTCGCAAAAGAACCCGAGGTATTCGCCGTAGCGCGTGATTGGACGCAGTTCCACTCGCCCAAGAACCTCGTCATTGCTTTTGACCGGCAAGGTCGGTGAATTCAACGAATGACGACCATGAGGTACACGCACAGGGGTGCTTTTTTTGGCGGCACCCAGTGAGCATGCTGTCGCTCAGCGATGCCTACGGCGCGAGCGCTCAATCGGCAGGTCAACGGCTCCGCTACTACTAACCGGCCTGCAACACCGGGCCGCAGGCATCGAACGACGACATCGGGCCGATCAGCTATCGCGGCGCATCGAAAGAGGATTTGGGGCCGGAATTTCTTTCAGCCCACTCGCTGCGCTTGCGCGAGATCAAGCAGCGCCTGGGCTGCTGAGCGTGCCGGCCCCGCGCAGGACCTGAGGTGCCACCTCCTGCAGCAGGTCTTCGGCGTCGCGCGTGAGGTCCGAGGCGATCCACATCATCATGTCGCGCCGCCTCGGGCCTATCTCCTCGAACCAGTCGCTCTCCATGCCATAGCAACTGCTCAGCAGCGCATGCAACTGGGACAACTTGTTCTCGAGAAGATCAAATGCATCCGGCGCGGTGGGCGGGATGAACGCGGAGGGCGCGGGGGCGCCGGCCATAATCTCTTCAGCCATTTGGTGTGCTGCCTTTCCAAAGATTTGCACGTCACTTGGTCAGACGGCCATGGTGTTAGCGCACCTTGGCCGTCGCCTTTTCTGCCTCACATCGACATCGCTGCGGTGTGCATTTCGATGTCCCGCCGTGAGGCGCGGCGGTCGACAAATATAAGAACAGAAGCGCTTCAACAAAGCGCCCGGGCACCGAGCAAATTGCGCATCGCGCCAACTTTGCCCACATCGGCAAACCAAAACAAAATGCCTTCTGTCGCGGCAATAAACCGGCAATGAATCGATCGACATGCAAGCCCCGCTCATCACCCCCGCCACTCATCCCGCATTGGGCACAGCGCTCAAGCGCTGGCGCCTGCTGCATCGCGTGAAGCAATCGCACGCGGCCGAGCTCTTCAACGTCAATCAATCGACCATCTCGCGCTGGGAGTCCGGCACGCAGGCGATGGAGCCCGCCGAGCGCGCACGCGCTGAAGCGCTGTTGTCTGCCCGGCTCGATGCAGCCGCCGACCACGCGCTCGCCAGGCTCGTCAACGAGAGCCCGCGGCCGGTGCATCTGGTGTGCGACATCACGCATCGCCTGCTGGCCTCGTCCGCGCGCAGGGCCGCCGAGTTCGGCGCGCCGCTCTCGCTGCTGCTGGGCCGCTCGCTCTGGCGCTATGCCACGCCGGAAATCGCGGGCAAGGAGGCGATGCTCGACGGCATCGGCTGGCGCGATGCGCTCGCGCCGCCCTCGCTGGAGTTCACGACGGGCGCCAACAGTTCGCAGCTCGTGCCCATTGCGCAGAGCCTTTGCCGGTGGACGCGGCTCACGCTGTCCGATGGCACGTCGGCGCGGCTGGTTGAAACGCTTTGCTGACGATGAAGATGAC
This region of Variovorax sp. RKNM96 genomic DNA includes:
- a CDS encoding helix-turn-helix transcriptional regulator, producing the protein MQAPLITPATHPALGTALKRWRLLHRVKQSHAAELFNVNQSTISRWESGTQAMEPAERARAEALLSARLDAAADHALARLVNESPRPVHLVCDITHRLLASSARRAAEFGAPLSLLLGRSLWRYATPEIAGKEAMLDGIGWRDALAPPSLEFTTGANSSQLVPIAQSLCRWTRLTLSDGTSARLVETLC